In one window of Ovis aries strain OAR_USU_Benz2616 breed Rambouillet chromosome 5, ARS-UI_Ramb_v3.0, whole genome shotgun sequence DNA:
- the LOC105610506 gene encoding olfactory receptor 7G1-like, which produces MGPRNKTGVSEFLLMEVTKDLELQPLHFILFLFIYLVTILGNLLIIMAVISDSHLHTPMYLFLYNLSFTDICLSTTTIPKMLVNIQTQNQSITYTGCLTQLCFVLVFASLESFLLAVMAYDRYVAICHPLRYMAIMNFRLCGWLSLFSLSISIVDALLHSLMVLQLTFCTDLEIPLFFCEVVQVIKLACSDTLINNILIYLAASIFGGVPVCGIIFSYTQIVSSVLRMPSASGKYKAFSTCVSHLSVVSLFYGTGLGVYISSALINSPRQTAVASVIYTVVPQMMNPFIYSLRNRDMKEALRKLISKIPLPFQDCVI; this is translated from the coding sequence ATGGGACCCAGAAACAAAACAGGAGTTTCAGAATTCCTTCTTATGGAAGTGACAAAGGATCTGGAACTGCAGCCACTCCACTTCATTCTGTTCCTGTTCATATACCTAGTCACCATTCTGGGAAACCTGCTCATCATCATGGCTGTCATCTCTgactcccacctccacacccccatgtacctCTTTCTCTACAACCTGTCCTTTACTGACATCTGTTTAAGCACGACCACGATCCCAAAGATGCTGGTGAACATCCAAACACAGAATCAGAGCATCACTTATACAGGCTGCCTCACCCAGCTCTGCTTTGTCCTGGTGTTTGCTAGTTTGGAAAGTTTTCTCCTTGCAGTAATGGCCTATGACCGGTATGTGGCCATTTGTCACCCACTGAGGTACATGGCCATCATGAACTTTCGTCTTTGTGGTTGGCTGAGTCTATTCTCCTTGTCTATTAGCATCGTGGATGCCCTGCTCCACAGCCTGATGGTGTTGCAGCTGACGTTTTGCACAGATCTGGAAATCCCCCTCTTCTTCTGTGAAGTTGTTCAGGTCATCAAGCTTGCATGCTCTGATACCCTCATCAACAATATCCTGATATATTTGGCAGCTAGCATATTTGGGGGTGTTCCTGTGTGTGGAATCATATTCTCCTATACTCAAATTGTCTCCTCAGTTTTGAGAATGCCATCAGCAAGTGGAAAGTACAAAGCTTTTTCCACCTGTGTTTCTcacctctcagttgtgtccttaTTTTATGGCACAGGCTTGGGGGTGTACATTAGCTCTGCTCTTATCAATTCTCCCAGGCAGACTGCAGTGGCTTCAGTGATTTACACAGTTGTCCCTCAAATGATGAACCCTTTCATCTATAGTTTGAGGAACAGGGACATGAAGGAAGCTTTGAGAAAACTCATCAGTAAGATACCACTGCCTTTTCAGGACTGTGTTATTTAA
- the LOC101104659 gene encoding olfactory receptor 7G1-like produces the protein MLSVSILLTRFFHNMGPRNKTGVSEFLLMEVTEDLELQPLHFILFLFIYLVTILGNLLIIMAVISDSHLHTPMYLFLYNLSFTDICLSTTTIPKMLVNIQTQNQSITYTSCLIQLCFVLIFVGLENSLLAVMAYDRYAAICHPLRYTVIMSPCLCGQLILFSLFISIVDALLHSLMVLQLTFCTDLEIPLFFCEVVQVIKLACSDTLINNILIYLATSIFGGIPVCGIIFSYSQIVSSVLRMPSASGKYKAFSTCGSHLSVVSLFYGTGFGVYISSALTNSSRNTAVLSMMYTVVPQMMNPFIYSLRNRDMKGALRKLIVRTPSFL, from the coding sequence ATGTTGTCAGTTTCCATCCTTCTCAccagatttttccataacatgGGACCCAGAAACAAAACAGGAGTTTCAGAATTCCTTCTTATGGAAGTGACAGAAGATCTGGAACTGCAGCCACTCCACTTCATTCTGTTCCTGTTCATATACCTAGTCACCATTCTGGGAAACCTGCTCATTATCATGGCTGTCATCTCTgactcccacctccacacccccatgtacctCTTTCTCTACAACCTGTCCTTTACTGACATCTGTTTAAGCACGACCACGATCCCAAAGATGCTGGTGAACATCCAAACACAGAATCAGAGCATCACTTATACAAGCTGCCTCATCCAGCTCTGCTTCGTCCTAATCTTTGTTGGTTTGGAAAATAGTCTTCTTGCAGTAATGGCCTATGACCGGTATGCGGCCATTTGTCACCCACTAAGGTATACTGTCATCATGAGCCCCTGCCTCTGTGGCCAGCTGATTCTATTCTCCTTGTTTATTAGCATCGTGGATGCCCTGCTCCACAGTCTGATGGTGTTGCAGCTGACCTTTTGCACAGACCTGGAAATCCCCCTCTTCTTCTGTGAAGTTGTTCAGGTCATCAAGCTTGCATGTTCTGATACTCTCATTAACAATATCCTGATATATTTGGCAACTAGCATATTTGGGGGTATTCCTGTGTGTGGAATCATTTTCTCTTATAGTCAGATAGTGTCCTCTGTCTTGAGAATGCCATCAGCAAGTGGAAAGTATAAAGCTTTTTCCACCTGTGGCTCTCacctctcagttgtgtccctaTTCTATGGGACAGGTTTTGGGGTGTACATTAGTTCTGCTCTTACTAACTCATCCAGAAACACTGCCGTGCTTTCAATGATGTACACTGTTGTTCCTCAGATGATGAACCCCTTCATTTATAGCCTGAGGAACAGGGACATGAAAGGAGCCTTGAGGAAACTCATCGTTAGGACTCCTTCTTTCCTGTGA